The proteins below are encoded in one region of Ephemeroptericola cinctiostellae:
- a CDS encoding Mpo1-like protein, protein MFFGKPWSEWISLYSESHTNRINRLTHLFGIPLVASSIIVLVLSMFLPSLRSTGFTMFILGWLLQFIGHAFEGKKPEFFKDWRFLFVGLRWWFIKIRSGKF, encoded by the coding sequence ATGTTTTTTGGCAAACCTTGGTCTGAATGGATTTCTTTATATTCGGAAAGCCACACCAATCGGATCAACCGCCTCACTCACTTGTTTGGCATTCCCCTCGTCGCTTCATCTATTATTGTACTTGTGCTGTCCATGTTTTTACCTTCTTTGCGCTCAACAGGCTTCACCATGTTCATATTGGGCTGGTTATTACAATTTATAGGTCACGCTTTTGAAGGTAAAAAACCTGAATTCTTTAAGGATTGGCGCTTTCTTTTTGTTGGCCTTCGCTGGTGGTTCATCAAAATTCGCAGTGGTAAATTTTAA